Proteins from a single region of Synechococcus sp. WH 8109:
- a CDS encoding leucine-rich repeat domain-containing protein, with product MTVLTQSLAQALIDEQGLDIVIPNTYAVIGKNAFSGKGIKSVVIPESITVIGRNAFYANQLVSVSIPSSVKHIDGSAFYANVLTSVEFAEGLISIGTNAFYSNSLREINIPNSVVFIDMYAFYENNVKNISLPDSLTSLPNHVFPSVAWSYVTEAQTINVPQNPLFNLQALPYNAQIIHRTSTSSSTFVDRIPPTVVTSLDIAPKVLTKELAQSLIDELGLNVVIPEIYTSIADKAFSGKGLVSVSIPESITMIGESAFESNDLYTVDIPNSVTSIGRFAFSNNNLFSVKIPHGITSIPQYAFSGNPLISVNISNTVTSIGYGPFYDTNLITIDIPDSVTSIGDDAFRYNDNLHSISIPAQSTFDLSWLTSGAQINKRTVSPVSRLHNTSEGKHLFSSNQNEIDILTSSGWKNEGTVYYEPGVATADIFRFYVSSENRHFYTALSSERDLIINNQGLVDAGWQYEGKAFTAYNAIEYIDNAVAVVRYLNQGTGSHLYSTSTYEQSLLDQDTNWLNEGIAWYGNPMT from the coding sequence TTGACAGTCCTTACGCAATCTCTGGCTCAAGCGCTGATCGATGAGCAAGGGCTGGATATCGTGATTCCTAATACTTATGCTGTAATTGGTAAAAATGCATTCAGCGGAAAAGGCATCAAAAGTGTTGTTATCCCCGAAAGTATAACAGTCATAGGTCGTAATGCATTTTATGCAAATCAGCTTGTAAGCGTGTCAATACCGAGTAGCGTAAAGCATATTGATGGGTCTGCTTTTTATGCAAACGTTCTTACATCTGTAGAGTTTGCTGAGGGCTTGATTAGTATTGGCACAAACGCTTTTTATTCAAATTCTCTGCGAGAAATCAACATTCCAAATTCAGTTGTCTTCATTGATATGTATGCTTTCTATGAAAACAATGTAAAGAATATAAGTCTTCCGGATAGCTTGACTTCATTGCCTAATCATGTATTCCCCAGTGTTGCTTGGAGCTATGTAACCGAAGCACAAACTATTAATGTTCCTCAGAATCCATTATTTAATCTTCAAGCGCTTCCATATAATGCTCAAATTATTCATAGAACATCCACATCATCTTCAACTTTTGTTGACCGAATCCCTCCCACTGTCGTCACGTCTCTTGATATAGCGCCAAAGGTGCTAACCAAGGAGTTAGCCCAGTCGTTAATAGATGAGCTGGGATTAAATGTAGTAATACCTGAGATTTATACTTCAATAGCTGATAAAGCATTTTCTGGCAAGGGCTTAGTAAGCGTTAGTATTCCCGAAAGCATTACAATGATAGGCGAGTCCGCCTTTGAAAGTAATGATTTGTACACCGTAGACATTCCAAATAGCGTAACATCAATTGGAAGATTTGCGTTCAGCAATAATAATCTTTTCAGTGTAAAAATTCCTCATGGCATCACATCAATTCCCCAATATGCTTTTTCTGGCAATCCATTGATTAGCGTAAATATATCCAATACCGTTACCTCTATTGGATATGGTCCATTTTATGATACTAATCTAATCACAATAGATATTCCTGACAGCGTGACATCAATTGGAGACGATGCGTTTAGGTATAATGATAACTTGCATTCCATTAGTATTCCAGCTCAGTCAACATTTGATCTCTCTTGGCTTACCTCTGGTGCTCAAATAAACAAAAGAACTGTTAGTCCTGTTAGTAGGCTTCATAACACTTCTGAAGGCAAGCATTTGTTTTCGTCTAATCAGAATGAAATAGATATATTGACGAGCAGCGGATGGAAGAACGAAGGTACTGTCTACTACGAGCCTGGGGTAGCAACAGCTGATATCTTTCGTTTTTATGTATCTTCAGAAAATCGACACTTTTATACGGCTCTTTCGAGCGAAAGAGATCTTATTATCAACAACCAGGGACTAGTTGATGCAGGCTGGCAATATGAGGGAAAAGCTTTTACCGCTTATAATGCAATTGAATACATTGACAATGCGGTTGCTGTTGTTCGATATCTCAATCAAGGAACTGGTAGCCATCTTTACTCAACCAGTACTTACGAACAAAGCCTTTTGGATCAGGATACAAATTGGCTAAATGAAGGTATTGCTTGGTATGGCAATCCAATGACGTGA
- a CDS encoding cob(I)yrinic acid a,c-diamide adenosyltransferase gives MPRSIGIVTAADSRERSHGQLHIYDGEGKGKSQAALGVVLRTIGLGICEQRQTRVLLLRFLKGPGRAYDEDAAIEALQQGFPHLIDHLRTGRADHFTADEATRFDRDEAQRGWVIAKGAIASALYSVVVLDELNPVLDLGLLDLEDVVRTLSNRPEGMEIIVTGRAAPAPLVREADLHSEMRAHRRPGMNDNRVVPLNVSSGIEIYTGEGKGKSTSALGKALQAIGRGISQDKSHRVLILQWLKGGSGYTEDAAIAALRESYPHLVDHLRSGRDAIVWRGQQEPIDYVEAERAWEIARAAISSGLYKTVILDELNPTVDLELLPVEPILQTLLRKPAETEVIITGRCKNQPAYFDLASIHSEMVCHKHYAEQGVDLKRGVDY, from the coding sequence ATGCCTCGAAGCATCGGCATTGTCACCGCAGCGGACAGCCGCGAGCGCAGCCACGGACAGCTGCACATCTATGACGGCGAGGGCAAGGGCAAAAGCCAGGCAGCCCTTGGTGTAGTGCTGCGCACCATCGGCCTCGGCATCTGCGAGCAACGACAGACCCGAGTGCTGCTGTTGCGCTTTCTCAAAGGCCCAGGCCGGGCCTACGACGAGGATGCGGCCATCGAGGCCTTGCAGCAGGGTTTCCCCCATCTGATCGACCACCTGCGCACCGGACGGGCCGATCACTTCACTGCCGACGAAGCCACGCGATTCGACCGGGATGAAGCCCAGCGGGGCTGGGTGATTGCCAAGGGCGCAATCGCCAGTGCCCTCTACTCGGTGGTGGTTCTGGACGAGCTGAATCCTGTGCTCGATCTCGGCCTGCTGGACCTAGAGGACGTGGTGCGCACCCTCAGCAACCGGCCGGAGGGGATGGAGATCATCGTCACCGGTCGCGCCGCACCGGCCCCCTTGGTGCGTGAGGCCGACCTCCACTCCGAGATGCGGGCCCATCGCCGTCCGGGCATGAACGACAACCGGGTGGTGCCTCTCAATGTGAGTAGCGGTATTGAGATCTACACCGGTGAAGGCAAAGGCAAATCAACCAGTGCGCTGGGCAAAGCGCTGCAGGCCATCGGGCGGGGCATCAGCCAGGACAAGAGCCATCGGGTCTTGATCCTGCAGTGGCTCAAAGGCGGCAGCGGTTACACCGAAGATGCAGCCATCGCCGCCCTACGCGAGAGCTATCCCCATTTGGTGGACCACCTCCGCTCCGGCCGCGATGCCATCGTCTGGCGGGGCCAGCAGGAGCCGATTGATTACGTGGAAGCCGAGCGGGCCTGGGAGATCGCACGGGCAGCCATCTCAAGCGGCCTCTACAAAACCGTGATCCTCGATGAGTTGAACCCCACAGTCGACTTGGAGCTGCTGCCCGTCGAACCGATCCTGCAAACCCTGCTGCGCAAACCGGCGGAAACCGAGGTGATCATCACGGGGCGCTGCAAAAACCAACCCGCTTACTTCGATTTGGCAAGCATCCATTCCGAAATGGTGTGCCACAAGCACTACGCCGAACAAGGAGTGGATCTCAAGCGTGGCGTGGACTATTGA